The proteins below come from a single Juglans regia cultivar Chandler chromosome 12, Walnut 2.0, whole genome shotgun sequence genomic window:
- the LOC109002055 gene encoding calmodulin-binding receptor-like cytoplasmic kinase 2, whose product MKSPSSPYGGRKSTFGALRTPERVPYSPSSAYSDVSTAGTSSSSGRSRVAVAARSVAGVFVACFTPPETKSSTYSVTDSEEFKAPSVASDGSRAGSERRRSSNFGGYAGSNNSTHVREPGRVQFAMEDILKATRNFSPSFKIGQGGFGTVYKGRLEDGTVVAVKRAKKSVYDKHLGVEFQSEIRTLAQVEHLNLVRFYGCLEHQDERIVVVEYVPNGTLREHLDCIHVDILDLAARLEIAIDVAHAITYLHMYTDHPIIHRDIKSSNILLTENLRAKVADFGFARMAADSDSGATHVSTQVKGTAGYLDPEYLRTYQLTEKSDVYSFGVLLVELVTGRRPIETKRELKERITARWAMKKFTDGDAISVLDPKLECSAANHLALEKILELAAQCLAPHRQNRPRMRMCAEILWSIRKDYRELSASDFHSLSLSDRSERSVSIKE is encoded by the exons ATGAAAAGTCCAAGCTCACCGTACGGTGGCCGGAAGTCTACCTTTGGCGCCCTGAGAACGCCCGAGCGCGTGCCCTACTCTCCCAGCTCCGCATACTCCGACGTCTCCACCGCCGGGACCTCCAGCTCTAGCGGACGGAGCCGCGTCGCCGTCGCTGCTAGATCGGTCGCCGGAGTCTTCGTGGCCTGCTTTACTCCGCCGGAGACCAAGAGCTCTACCTATAGCGTCACGGACTCTGAGGAATTCAAAGCTCCCTCTG TTGCGTCTGATGGTTCAAGAGCTGGTAGCGAGAGAAGACGTAGTTCGAATTTTGGAGGCTATGCCGGTTCAAATAACTCGACACATGTACGAGAGCCTGGTCGTGTACAATTTGCCATGGAAGATATCTTGAAGGCCACGAGGAATTTCTCCCCCTCTTTCAAGATCGGACAAGGTGGGTTTGGGACAGTCTACAAGGGAAGACTCGAAGATGGAACCGTTGTTGCAGTAAAACGTGCCAAGAAG AGTGTATATGATAAGCATTTGGGGGTGGAATTCCAAAGTGAGATCCGAACTCTGGCGCAGGTGGAACATTTGAATTTGGTCAGGTTTTATGGATGTTTGGAGCACCAAGATGAAAGGATTGTTGTCGTGGAGTACGTTCCCAATGGAACCCTCCGAGAACACTTGGATT GTATTCATGTCGACATTCTGGACCTTGCTGCACGGTTAGAAATTGCAATTGATGTGGCTCATGCCATTACCTATCTTCATATGTATACAG ATCACCCTATCATTCATAGAGACATAAAATCTTCCAACATTCTCCTCACAGAAAACTTAAGAGCAAAGGTAGCCGACTTTGGTTTTGCTAGAATGGCAGCTGACAGCGATTCAGGTGCCACCCATGTGTCTACCCAGGTTAAAGGAACTGCTGGCTACTTGGATCCAGAGTATCTCAGAACTTATCAACTAACCGAAAAGAGTGATGTTTATTCATTTGGTGTATTATTGGTTGAACTAGTCACAGGCAGACGTCCAATCGAAACAAAACGAGAACTCAAGGAGCGGATAACAGCAAGATGG GCCATGAAGAAGTTTACCGATGGTGATGCTATTTCAGTCTTGGACCCAAAGCTGGAATGTAGTGCTGCAAATCACCTAGCCCTCGAAAAGATTCTTGAACTAGCCGCTCAGTGTTTGGCTCCACACAGACAAAATCGGCCCAGAATGAGGATGTGTGCAGAGATCCTTTGGAGCATCCGTAAGGATTACAGAGAACTATCAGCCTCAGATTTCCATTCCCTCTCCCTATCCGACCGATCCGAAAGGAGTGTTTCAATAAAAGAATAG